The Vanacampus margaritifer isolate UIUO_Vmar chromosome 15, RoL_Vmar_1.0, whole genome shotgun sequence genome contains the following window.
CTCGGACGAGTCAGACGTCGAAGCTCCGCTGAAAAGGAAGGCTCTCAACCACAGCGACGGGGCGCCGCGGAGGAGCCCCGCTCTGAAGATAAAGCTCGATAAAGAGAAAAGTCGACATGGCGCGGGGAGTCCACTGAACAGCTACAATTCTACGTTGGCTCCGGGGGGTAACAGACGTGTCTCCTCGGGCTGGGGACTCGGCTCTAAATCAAGTCTCGAAGCAGAAGCAAGGGATTACGATGAATCCGAAGACGACTTTGAAGGGGCTGAAGACAAGTCCTCGCGCTCTTTAAACGGCAGTAGGGCGTCACACTTAGATACAAGCAAGCTAGCTGGGAATTACTCCGACTCCGACGAAGGGGAGGCGGAGGAGGTTTGGGCCCTTGGTGGGAACCGACAGCGGGGTAGCCTGGAGCCCAGACGGGGCCACGCTAAGGCGGCGATTTTAGCGCCGAACCCACCCGGGAGTCTAAACATGGTGGGCAGAcgaaaggaggaggaagacggcGCCGGCGCGAAGAGTAGCTTTCCGAGGAAGACCATCTACGTGTCGCTTTCGGAGAACCACAGAAGAGAAGCGGAGAAGACCAACCACACCGACGGCGAGGACGCCAGTCGCTTCAACATCGGGCTGAGACCGCGATTTTCCAACTACAGCAGCCTGGCCCACACATACAGGGGTAACCACTCCAACCACACCGCCCCCAACCACTCGTACAGCCAGCCCCTGAAGGAGAAGCTGTCCACCGCACCCGATGATGATCTCTTGCAACAGTTCAAAAGGGATGAGGTGGCCACATCGAGCAGTTTCAGTGCCCACTACCTGTCCATGTTTCTGCTCACAGCTGCTTGCCTCTTCTTCCTTGTGCTGGGCCTCATGTACCTCAGGATGAGGGGCACGGGGTCATCAGAGGTGGATGGAGTCAGTAAGTATCACAAAATGAGATTCCAGCACACCTGCAGCTTTAAATTCCAGCGCAACAGAAAGCGAAAAAGAGACCACgcaaaattatttacaaattaaaCAGGGATTTCATTCTAGTTTGACACACGTATGTCTTCTGGTGCTAAAAGCTCAAGCAAGCTGTGATTGCACTACTAGTAAACAAAGTAACAAACTTTGACTAAGTGAGACCTGCCAGTCAAAACAGGGATGTTATGTGATGCAAAGTAGAAGAATTGCTGGCCATActttgcctgtaaaaaaaataaacacggtGGCTGTCATGGTTGAAAtacatgtcaaaaattaattgacCTTTCTGTTACTCGAATTAATGGCTCTTTTGATGCCatagagcaggggtgtccaaactttttcatttgagggcCAAGTCCAGAAATATGGACGGATGCAAGGGCCTCTTTGAaatcatttgattttaatttattcaacaCACTGAAATCAATCTAGCAAGCAATGATATATTGTTATAGTTtcttgttttgggaaaaaaaatctgctacaTACCAGCTTTCTATTACCACGGCAAATGATTTTGGATTTTCAAGATCCCACTAGACGAGATCCACACTGGCGCTAAACGGCAACCAAATCTAATCACCACATTCAGAATCAAAACAAGATCAAACGTTTAgattaccattaaaaaaaaaaaggttacttgAGGattaacaatacatttttttcttctaaaattttgttttttttcaccacagtgttttgaagaggaattgtattatttgttgtagatctttatttttgtatattgtatatCTAGAAAAGCTCTCAAGTATATAAACCAATTTAGTCAAAGTAGGGGTACCTACCGGTAATTTTTTGACACCCTCCCTTCTCACTCAGCACActtccatccttttttttttaaactagcctTGCCGTccatgtcaaatgttttttgtttatgccTTTTTTCTATATGCTGTTGGTCGCtgataaatgaatggcgggtcacaaatggcccccgggccgtagtttgggCACCACTTCAATAGATCTTGAGTTAGCAAGCAGACTAGCCACGGTGGTTTGCTAAATTACTGGGGGATCGCCCAACCACACATTTTGTACAGAGCTGTGACATCATGTCTTCCACAAACCCGATGATGATAATTGGCTTCCCAGTCTGTTCAGACCAACACCAGAATGAGTACGCACTCGTGCTCGCGATCCCAAAAATCGGTTGCCAAAATCCGTGATagtcaattttcaaaaatatcccACAGCTGCAGCACTTGTGTGGAGTTTTTGCCAAAATTGAGTTGTCACTTTTGCCTTGCCCTAGCTGCAACCAATATGTCTGACTGCACAAGCACCACAAAACAGCTCTTTACAAATGAAACACTGGAAAACAGAAATGACACATCcccaacataaaaaagaaaaaaacttagaaaaaaatgcgGCTAGTTCCACACACTGAAAGCAGCAGTGCAGAGAGCTTTCATTATGGCTGACAGTGTGTCTGAGCTGGAGGGCGAGCAAAGTCACCAAATAGTTGGAATCCAGCTCAACTTTTGGTGCAGAGCAGAATGACGTCATCCTGCTTGGCCCTGGCCACTCGAGTGCAGGTGTATGCTGACACGTGTCAAATCATCCGAAATAATTGATTGCAGAATTTTCAGGGCATAAAGCTcaaatgaaaacactttttttttacacggcAGTTTCCATAGATGACACCTACGGTAGCCTGTGCAATCTATGGTGCATTTAACCATACCTGCTCATTTATAGGGGTGGTATATTCCTTTCGCCAATCCGAACGAGCGTCATGTATACACTCGAAATAGCGAGGCCGCGTCCGGCATGCGCATGCTCTGTCTTGACGTAAATGCATCATGACGTCATCGTTTCCGCCCACTAAAATGGCGGCGTCTACCCAGAGCTTGTCTGCGaggggagaacttgttttttttatgtacttgaaacatgtttttttttttttatcaagatgtggcttcaataaaagtgttacCGCTATCAtaactactgtgctaaatgacgaATAAAgtccatcttgataaatcacgtGATCGATGTCCGTGCGTCCCGCCGCTGCCGCGGGGCTGATCTGATTACACGGGGGAGCATATAAAAGGCAGATCGGAATGGATCACGCCACATGAAAACAGGTGACCAGAGATCTTTATTCGGAATGATTTCAATCGGAATCTCAAAAAAGTCTCAATGTAAACCCAGCTAACGACTCATTGATTCTCCAACATGCTCTCACATTGCAGAAGAAGCAAATTTCCTGAAACCGGTCGAGCTTGTGCCCTCAGTTTAACTTATTTTGACTGCAtccttttgtcttttgttgCAGTTAAGAGTCACCCATTTGGCAGCGAGTTCGACGCTATGCATGTAAGCACACATCCTTAGTACTGTACACTGTCTTGgcaattttgtttacaaactTGTGTCGCAACAGCTGTatacaacacaataaaaaatgagattgtTAATCATTTGTGAACTCTTCCTGCAGGACAAGACTATTAGGGACCTCATTTTGAAGCTGCTTCTCAATCTCCACGACCACCTAGCGCACATTGCTGGTACGTATCAAAGTCTAACtttgcaaaactgcttgatCACTGCGTTATTGTTGTTTGATACAgctaaaactttttttggttttggttttttaaacatttaccaTCTCGTAATCAGCTAGTAATTGAGTAAATTCCGTTGTTTTTTATCATATTGTGATATCACAAatgtgtggttgtgtgtgtaGACATTTATGGCGTCCCGCAGGGTTCCATGCTCGGACCAGTACTGTTCAATCTGTACATGCGTCCTTTAGGTGGTagaatttaaaaaccaaaaaaacgttGAGCCAGTTGTGCACAAAAACTTAAATGCCAAACATACTGAGATCACGATATGTGCAAAaccctctttctttttttgttattatgtgagtgttttttttatgtttaaaggcCAACATGACTGTGGAGACCAGCAATATCCAAACAGGAGTCTATCCATAGATGAGGCCTCTGCATATTTGACGGTATAGTACTCAATGAATGTCCTTTTTAAATATAACCACTATGCTGATTTCcactattaaaaatgtttgtcatgAAATGTGGTAATATAATGGCGAGATTCATATTGTCTGTCACGCTCTAGGCTCAGAATGAGAAGTTTGGAGACTTAATCTACACGTCACTTGAATGGATCATCCGTACAGGCCAAGATGTTGGAATAAGGTAATGGGTGGCAATTAACTGATCATGGTTTTATTGGCACTGACTGTGCGTGGGCGCTTTGTAGGCTGACCGGGCAGGCAGCCAATGAGCCCATGACAGACGTGTCAGAGGTCGCTCGTTTGGAGTCCACGCATCCAAGGATGGCTTTCACGTGCCGCTTCCGTCGAGCTTTCCTCACCGTCATCAGCAGAGTCTCCCTCTTGGCAGCCGGTAGGACAtccaactgctttttttttttttaaacctagccTCGCCATCCATGTTCACATGGTGATTATTTTGGATTTAAGAGGAATTTGCCCCCTGGCACAAATGGAATGCGCGTTTGATTCATCATGTTTCAACCTGTGAATCATGCATGCGCATGTCTGTACGCAGTGGTTGGCGGCCTGTGGGGTCTGGTGTGCTACGTCAAGTATCGCTggaagagagaggaggaggaaaccCGACAAATGTATCACATGGTGGAGAGAATCATCGGTAAGAGGCACATGGCAGCCAAGAAACTTGTCTGCATATGAAGAGTTGAGGAAATGATTAGGAATTGTACGGGCTGCCTCAATACAATTTCTGCTCTCTTTTTAAAAAGCTTATACCTGAAGTAAAAGACgtacaaattatataaaaagaaaaaaatgagctGCTATAggaagttgcaaaaaaaaaaaaaaaaacgatattgGTGCTCGGACtctaagcatgattattttgattACTTGCAAAAACTAAGAACACATTTAATGGCAAAACCAGTATTACTTTGGGCTTCATTAaacctaaatatttttttcctgacattttcctattttataatattttacaataaaatgggAGTTTTCTTAAATAAAGCATGTAACAAACAAGGTAGGGGGCGGGTGCAAATCAAACTTTGTGATCGAGTTACCAGTGTCTTCTAGTAGATTTTGCTTATCGTATCTATTTCCTATCGTGAGTAGTGTAGAAGACATATGTTGTCGTGTATAAAGTATGTAGTACATTCAATGCAGTTATTTTGTGccaggaaagaaagaaatactcCTAAATGTGCTACTTGCACTATGCTCGTGAGTTGTGTCATACTTACAATCTCGCCAGAGATCTGCAAATACATTTCTGGTTAACTTCCTGCTACCCTCACAAAAGCAGGAAAATGAATGGACAGAACATCTCCAGCACTTTCATTACCAGGAACGTGACTAAATCTAACCAGTACCAGTACATGTTATTTCCTAACCTTGGCtgtttgtttattgttgttCAGATGTTCTAAGGAGCCATAATGACGCTTGTCAAGAGAACCAAGATCTTCAGCCCTACCTGCCCATACCCCACGTCCGAGACTCCCTGGTTCAGCCTCAGGACCGGTCAGGACGCACACGCAGCACAGCGATCATGAAACCAAGCCCAAACACCGTCATCGGTAAACAGGGCCAGCACATCCTCACGCTCGTCCTTGTCTGTTGTCTTGCAGCAAGAAAATGCAGAGAATCTGGGAGCGCGCTGTGAGATTTCTGTCTGCCAACGAATCCAGAATTCGAACGGAGAGCCAGAAAATTGGGGGATCGGACTTCCTTGTCTGGAGGTGGATCCAGCCGTCTCTCAGTTGCGACAAGACCTCCTCAGTTCCCTCCAAAGTTTGGCAGGGAAAAGGTACCGCACTCATTAAGTGTCACTGCGCTTTCTTTCGCGAGTCATCAGTTTCAGCGTCAACCGGtttgcttttcattttcagCTTTTCCTCTGGACCGACGGAATTCGCCACCAAATAGCCTGACGCCGTGTTTAAAGATTAGGAACATGTTTGACCCGGTCATGTGAGTGTCTTGCTCATTTTGGCGACAAGCTACCAAACCGTCCGTACCTCCCGCCACCAGCagctcatatttatttatttatttattttcccctcAGGGAGGTCGGGGAGAACTGGGATCTCGCCATCCACGAGGCCATCCTGGAGAAGTGCAGCGACAACAACGGCATCGTCCACATCACAGTTGACAAGAACTCTCGAGAGGTAGTCGGCACGCAGCCTCGGCATCCCGACGTCAGCAATTTCACAGCCAACCTTGACACTTTGCTCAACAGGGCTGCGTCTATGTGAAGTGCCTCTCGGCAGAGCACTCAGGGAAAGCCTTCAAGGCGCTTCATGGCTCGTGGTTTGATGGTAGGTaactgcttgtgtgtgtttcaacAGAAAAAATCCATCCACATTTGAATCCAAAAGCATTTTTGCTAGAGCAAGACAATGCTTTCTTTGTAGGCCATACGGTATCGCAAAAGCCTTAAGTGGTAGCAAACACTTACTCCTGTGGTTCCTTTGCCCTGACAGGTAAGCTGGTGACGGTGAAATACCTGCGTTTGGACCGGTACCACCAGCGCTTCCCACAGTCTGAGGCCTGCAGCACACCCCTGAAGGCATCCAGCCTCCATGTAAACGCCACGAACACTACGGCCAGCTCGCAGACCCGCGGCTCGGCCAACTCCTCAGGCTTCTCATGAGATCCACGTTAAGTTTTTCCTCCTTCGCTCCTTTCTAACAGGGAcaacttaactttttttgttgctgtttttgtttggttatttttttacatttctataTTACTTGTTTTCCCAGAGTCTTTTCCAGTGTCTGTTTTTCTACAATGTTCGTATCAAATGTCACAGATGTAACAATATCCTCTGGGTTTGTTTAAATGCGCGTGCAAGGACTCCAATCGTGCGTCTCTTCCACAGTCGGCGGAATTCACTGCGGTTCATTATGGATATGTGGCTGCTGCATGCATCGGCGTATGCCTCCATGTCGGCGACCAATACAGCAGTGTTGATTTCCTCTTATTGTTGCCGATGAACATGCTGTAAATATATGAGAATGACGGCACAAGCTTTATTGAATAATATGCATTGAAAGCAAACCACAAGCCTCTGCGCTCCCTACACTcccccacacttttttttttgttgttgttgttgatacaGCCACTTTTCGGTCCCTTAACAATCTTAACTAGCAGTGCTTCTGACATAACACAATCAGGGAGCATTGTCTTGTATATTTGCCCAAAGCTTTGATCAGTTGTAatccaatatattattttatgattCATGTGTATTATTTACCTCTGTCAACCTTTTTGCTCTCATGTTACCAAtgaaatattttccctttttttttctttaaacgtCCACCAATCTTCCTCCCTTTTGAAATGATGCCACCGTGACCTTTGGAGCACTCTGAATATAtcgatttatatatatatatatatatatatatatatatatatatatatatatatagcacctCTTGATCAACACTAAGATGCACCtaattcatgtttttaaatgcagtgaATTCAAAGTCGCATTCAGTATTTGCAGTGTATAGTTGTACGAATGATGCACATTGACAGATGTTCACAAACCTGGTGCAAAACAGTTTGCGGCAGACATCCCAACCGTGCCTTAAATGTGTgctatgtttttgttgttttgtttttcaagatgGGCACTGCATCGCTGTGGGAGAATGTACTAGGTTTGAAATGTTGAAACTGGCTTAAAGGGGTGAGGAAAGCCTGCGATAGATGTAGTCTTGTTAGAATTTGACATCTGAGATTTGGTATTTTGTAGCAGTTTCCTCATTTATTAAACCAAATGctcctttatttattattttgtaaaatcagccatggtGATATAATATTTAATGTCACTAGAACTGTTACATAGTGTCatagctttttttgttgttttgttttttcccattAAGGATTGACCTTGCATCCGCTGCCAGACAATTGTCAGGatgtgtaaaacaaaataaagaacaCTTTAGTAATAAGGTAACTGTTTTTTATGTAGCTGTTACATGGTATTTGCAGATTTATTTGGTTCCAAATGGGTCCGCATAAACATGCAATCCAATAGATTTGACAATATGATGGTGACctgtaatattacaaatattaagAATATGCAGTACTTCTTTAGGAAtaagagagtttttttttaaattcgatATGTCGCCAATAGGGGTCAATGTTGTCCACAAAACGACTCAATTTCCAACTTAACTAACACGGGACAGGCAAAGGAGAGCACAACTTGATAAACAGTAACTTGTAATAAACAGCAATCGTTACTTATATATTTCAAAActtaattgacatttttataaGAATGTAGACAAATATATGTAGATATGTAGctgaataaacaatactgtacaagaatcaatgttttgtttatagATTAAAAgatacaataatttaatttaatctgtATAGAAATCAAAAAATGAGGCGACAGTGCTTTCTTTTCAATTAAGTGATAATGTATGTTGCACTATATATATAGTATCACGTAGGTAGGTAGAAATAATTTTTGAGTACAGTACTAAAAGATGACGTAATTGTGACGTCATTTTGAAGCGACTGCCGTTTAAGAACTGCGCAATCACCATAAACAGTCGTTTTCAGTGCCTGCTAAAATGCCGCTCGTGTGtttctaaaaatataataatatactaCCAAGTATGCGTTTAAAAAACACGTTCATGTCATGTGGACATGTACTATCGTCCTTATTTGGTGGAAAGCCTCACGTCCTGAAGGTGGGCGGGCTCAAAATGTTCTTATCTGCGGCTGCACATTACTTTCGGTTTAGTTCTACCATTTGAGTTTGAACTAAGCATTTCTCTCAGTTTTTATGCACAACGAATTTCCGTTCGTGGTCTTAAACATGAAGCTCGTGTTAATGGGTGCAGTTCTGGCGGCATTTTACTGGACAGTGGACTCTAAATTCCGTAAGTTTGACATTCAACATCATTTGAAAGGGCAGTTGATATTTTTTGCCGTGACGGTGGCACTCAGAAAAATATCCACTTCGTATttgaaagtttttgtttttaattggtaCCCCAAAAGAAGATGCTACAAGTTGTGCAATATGCTGTTTttatatcataaaaaaaaaaaaaaactgctgtcgACATAGGTTTCGATTTCTTGTAAATCCAGCACTGGAGTGACTCCACCCTCTACTGATTGCCGTGTGCAACACAAGTACAATAGTATATATACAAATAGTATAATAGTACAATACAAAAACGTACTTTGTTATTGTATTGAACTAAAGTCGCTTATTAAAGTTATTTGCACTTTatgtgaatgtttatttttctgttgaCATCTTATTTTGCTCTCATTACATCTTTCCACTccttttgtcaaaataagaTAATACAAAAGGGACAAATAAGGAACTCAGAAACTACTGTTTACCCACTAATAAGCAGAGATGGCAAAAGTGcactaaaaaaatgtcataaaacgCCTTCTAGAACATCTTGACATTACTTAAGGTTAATCAGAGAAACTTTTGGTtcgtgtgtgctgactcccatttaacttGAGTTTCCAACTCCGATATAGAACCCCCAACTGTCCAAGTATACAGCAGCGGGCCGGGAAAATTCGGCAAGCAAAACACGCTGATCTGCCACGTCAGTAAATTCCACCCCCCGGACATCATCATCAAGTTGTTCAAAAACGGAGAGGAAATCGTGAATGCCATCGAGACCGACTTGAGTTTCGAAAAGGACTGGCACTTCCATCTGACCAAGCATATTGAATTCACACCCACCAGAGATGACAAATACATCTGCCGTGTCACTCATGCGTCGAGGTCTCCAAACAATATTGATTGGGGTGAGTAAAATTGATACAGCCAGGGACGCTCCTTCATtgaatcatgtttttttgttgttggaaacATTCCCAACTGTCATGGATGTATAAGCTCAAGGCACTTACTGCTGTCCAAGTAAATAAaaccaaagtgaaaataaattgaaGCGAGGGCCATGTATTCTTAAATGctttagtgtattttttgttgttacattttatgttaaatCCATATGATaaattttattgacttttttttatatccattgtattttatgatttgtcttttttgtaaagtgtcccccccaataaaattcataaaatgctgaatatcggcaccgattatctgccgggccgattatctgccgggccgattatcggcctATCCCTAGTTTTCATTTCAATCCCTAAAGGCAAATTCTGGTTTCACTCTGGtgcatgcattttttgttttttttgtttttttaaatatttttcatggaTGAAATGTCCCCTTCTATTACAATTAAACCGAATTTTGATGTTAGAATTTGCTTGATAcaatgaatatattttatttttattttttacagaaccCAACATGTGAGCAGGGGCCAGTGACAAAATCCAAGCCCAATCCAGCCAGAATCATGGATTTGGCACGACTTTTCAATTTCTCACATCTCTTGCATTAATTTTGCAATACATGCTTTGGCTCCCGCTGGGAATATTGTTAATCAACTTCATCACGAAAGACAGACATACATACTCGGTCATGATCTCATGCTATCCATAAACTAATCGTCCATATACTGTACTAATCGTCATTTGTGGAAGTTTTCATACCCTAGAAATAGTAGCACTAAGTGCAAGCTATtttagaaatgttttaaaaatgttcaataccCACAAGAAATTTGGTTCAGCAATTTATTGTAAACCAAATCTGACAAATGACAGAATAGACTCTATCCTTTCTGCCTTGTCCCATTATTGTATAATCAACAGTAGAAAAATGAAGGTTGCACAAAATACAGTGATTACTCCCATGGACtttcaaactgtttttattttgtataaaatgggGCTGGGGCAATGATGTTTCCTCTAATCAATTTTGGTCACAAATGAGGTTTGTtctttgttgttaaagtgtCGTTTGATCAAGTATTGTAATGATCAagcaatttcaaaaataaatgtttttttaaatggtctgGTGTTTACAAACTTTCACAATCATGCAAAAATTTGGCAGTGgacatttaatttgattttttatttttatttatgtattattctACGATGGGTTCATAAATTATCCACACTGATTGCTGAAGAGTCACTTTAGAGCTTGTGTTGTCAAATAATTTGGTAATGCAACAACAATGCAGTTGAATCTGGTTTTTGTTTTGGATCGTGATGTCATCCACACAAGTTTTCATTTCTCAATTTTTAGGAGTACAAAGTAAAGCTATttgttattaaatataataaaggtGAAACAGTCATTAGGAAAGTACACTGTATgttattgtttgtgtgtttatgtgtggtTGACAACTGCTATTCTTCAGTTTACTGTAATTTTTGTGgttatgtgatcgatgtaacctgtaataatgtgaggggggaaaaatgaataaaacaaataaaaaaacaaactgttttcaaatgtaggagTAAAGGTAAAAAGTAATCAGGAAAAAGTACAAATTCCTGAAATATCAACTTCATTACAGGAACGTgtatccccccacccccaaggtTTGTAATATGAGAAAACTATTGTTCGAACGGGGCAAACAACGTGGCAGGTGACAAAGCTCAAACCAAAACCAGTCAAGTAGGCCATTTTACAAGCTGGATAAAACTATCTGGTGACAATAAAATGGGAGTGCCTGGTCACTTCCGCGTATTTACAGGCCCTCAGTGGTATGTTGTAATTAAAAAGGTGCGCTTACGTGTGGGCGGAGTTTTAGGTCTCCTTTGCACACACAGTACATTCTCTATACAACGCCTTCAACATTAACAGTGGTGAATGACGCATTTTTACTTtcgtttgcttgtttgttttaaataactaaattaagTGAATTTAAAGTTATGAATACGCATATATTATCGGTCGTATTCGGTATCTATTGTCTCGTGGGCTCTGCAGTGACCAAACAATGTAAGTATAGTTGTCCATTATTATTTCTAAATACACGACgattggacaaacacaacagactaaaaacaccaacactaatgagacacacttaggggaacacaataggaagagggcaccgattggtcaaacactgggaagggaacaggcacacaggtggacgtagtcagacataacgagacaagggaaacACTCAGGAACATAAGACAACACCAGTCACATgaagacacaacaaacacactaaAACGTGACACCAGCCCAGTGACCATTTCCCTCTGACTACAGAAATACAGAGACCGGAGGAGTCACAGATAGTTTTAGAAGTAAATGTCCTTGAAATTATTGGCACGttctttttgtgatttttagttttttggttgttgttgttgtttgtttgtttgttttatagctGCACCAGTCGTTCAGGTGTACAGCCGGACAAAAGGAGTGTTGGGCAAAGCCAACATCCTCCTCTGCCAT
Protein-coding sequences here:
- the lemd3 gene encoding inner nuclear membrane protein Man1, yielding MASTQLTDEELYSELKRFGFTPGPVTEHTRPVYLKKLKKLREEHQREVRATKTRNVAAVNSNSGGGGGGNTAGARPASHNVTHLSSSRRPGRKSTVLGFSSDESDVEAPLKRKALNHSDGAPRRSPALKIKLDKEKSRHGAGSPLNSYNSTLAPGGNRRVSSGWGLGSKSSLEAEARDYDESEDDFEGAEDKSSRSLNGSRASHLDTSKLAGNYSDSDEGEAEEVWALGGNRQRGSLEPRRGHAKAAILAPNPPGSLNMVGRRKEEEDGAGAKSSFPRKTIYVSLSENHRREAEKTNHTDGEDASRFNIGLRPRFSNYSSLAHTYRGNHSNHTAPNHSYSQPLKEKLSTAPDDDLLQQFKRDEVATSSSFSAHYLSMFLLTAACLFFLVLGLMYLRMRGTGSSEVDGVIKSHPFGSEFDAMHDKTIRDLILKLLLNLHDHLAHIAGQHDCGDQQYPNRSLSIDEASAYLTAQNEKFGDLIYTSLEWIIRTGQDVGIRLTGQAANEPMTDVSEVARLESTHPRMAFTCRFRRAFLTVISRVSLLAAVVGGLWGLVCYVKYRWKREEEETRQMYHMVERIIDVLRSHNDACQENQDLQPYLPIPHVRDSLVQPQDRKKMQRIWERAVRFLSANESRIRTESQKIGGSDFLVWRWIQPSLSCDKTSSVPSKVWQGKAFPLDRRNSPPNSLTPCLKIRNMFDPVMEVGENWDLAIHEAILEKCSDNNGIVHITVDKNSREGCVYVKCLSAEHSGKAFKALHGSWFDGKLVTVKYLRLDRYHQRFPQSEACSTPLKASSLHVNATNTTASSQTRGSANSSGFS
- the LOC144034970 gene encoding beta-2-microglobulin-like, whose product is MHNEFPFVVLNMKLVLMGAVLAAFYWTVDSKFQPPTVQVYSSGPGKFGKQNTLICHVSKFHPPDIIIKLFKNGEEIVNAIETDLSFEKDWHFHLTKHIEFTPTRDDKYICRVTHASRSPNNIDWEPNM